CTTATTCCGTTGTCGCTGGCAGTCTGGCTGTTCGTTAATAAATTGCAGAATATAAACCTGAACCCATCCGAGCTGGTGAGTTCCTTTGAGCATATTGCCGACCTGATCCGTGAGAAGACCGGGTTTGATGTACTTGAAAAAGATAATATAGCCTCCATTGTATCTGTATTGCCTAAGGTAGGTCAGGTTTTGATGGGAGGTATCAGTGGTTTTGCTGTAAATGTGGCAGTTCTTGTCCTTATTCTTTATTTTATGTTGATTGGAGGAAGTAAGATGGAAACATATCTCTATGAGATCCTTCCTTTCAGTAAGGAGAACAAACGTGAAGTGTTGAAAGAGATCAACATGATCGTAACTTCCAATGCTATCGGTATTCCTTTACTGGCAATTATTCAAGGAGCTATTGCGATGGTAGGATATTGGATATTTAATGCCCCGAGCCCGTTCCTGTTCGGTTTTCTAACCTGTTTTGCTACGATTATCCCGGTTGTTGGAACTGCTTTGGTTTGGTTGCCGCTGGTGGTGTATATGGCGCTGACCGGTGATTGGGTGAATGGGCTGGCTCTGATGGCTTATGCATTGATCGTTATTACCAATGTGGATAATTTGATACGTTTCGTTCTGCAGAAGAAAATGGCGGATACCCATCCATTGATCACTATCTTTGGAGTAATTATCGGCTTGTCCCTGTTTGGTTTTATGGGGATAATATTCGGACCGTTACTGATCTCTGTCTTTATACTTTGCTTTAGCATGTTTAAGAAAGAGTATCTGGATAAGGACAGATAATAGTTGACAAGTGACAGTTGACAGTTTGCGTACAGAATGAATTGCATTAAAGGCGATGTATCGAAAGTCTGTATTAAAGAACGCAGAATACGCAGACAATATTGATTTTAATAAACATAGTCTGCGGAACTCTGCGTATTCTGCGTCGTCTGCGTTCAGTAATTGCTATTTTGATACAGCCTCTTTGATACTAATAACTGAACGGTGTCATTTTAGCATACGCTTTATAGTCTTTGATCATGCCGGGATAACCTTCTTCGGCACGCGGCAGATAACGGAATCCGGAGATAGTTACATTTTCACGCAGGTCTATGACTACCTGGTGAGGATATTTCGCCTTTCTCGCCGTACTCCAGTAAGTAGATTCCTGCAAGTCGAATATTTTATCGGCTGTGAAATTACCACCATAAGTCTCTTCACTGTCTGCATAAACTATTTTCCAATGTTGACGGGAGAGAGGTTTGCCGTTTTCGTCCAGCAGATAGAATTCAGCAAGAGCAGCAATGTCTTTACCATCCTGTGCATTGAGTGCTTCCAGACAGAAATGACGAGCCTGTACAGGTGTATCGAATTTTACTTCCTGCCAACCGTTACCAGGCTTTAAGGAACCTTGTCCGACCGGTTTTTCATTTTTCAGATTCAGGTTTTGTCCTTCCTTCCGGTTTGTCAGCGGAGCTTCCGGTCGCAACATATCGAGGATAGGGGTCTTTAAACCTTTGACAGATGCCTTTTCCGGTCCTTTCAGGTCGAGAACAATAATTTCATTTTCTCCTTTTTTGAGCCAGCAGCCCGGCATGAACAACGTCTGTTGAGGACCGATTTCCCAAAAACGTCCCATTGCCTTTCCGTTCACCCATACCATACCTTTTCCCCATGTCTGCATATCCAGGAATACATCGCCG
This is a stretch of genomic DNA from Parabacteroides chongii. It encodes these proteins:
- a CDS encoding AI-2E family transporter, whose amino-acid sequence is MSLKESYWKYSLIIIILVMGIILFIEFIPFLGGILGAFTIYILLRKQLQYLTEKKRLNRSLVAILLLLETILCFLIPLSLAVWLFVNKLQNINLNPSELVSSFEHIADLIREKTGFDVLEKDNIASIVSVLPKVGQVLMGGISGFAVNVAVLVLILYFMLIGGSKMETYLYEILPFSKENKREVLKEINMIVTSNAIGIPLLAIIQGAIAMVGYWIFNAPSPFLFGFLTCFATIIPVVGTALVWLPLVVYMALTGDWVNGLALMAYALIVITNVDNLIRFVLQKKMADTHPLITIFGVIIGLSLFGFMGIIFGPLLISVFILCFSMFKKEYLDKDR